A portion of the Bifidobacterium lemurum genome contains these proteins:
- the hisS gene encoding histidine--tRNA ligase, whose amino-acid sequence MAKGASISGFPEWLPSERVVEQRVIDTLREVFELNGFVGIETRAVETGASLLKKGETSKEIYLLSRLQEVGHESDTPVEERLGLHFDLTVPLSRYVVENSGALAFPFKRWQIQKVWRGERPQEGRFREFVQADIDVIGNGDLPDHYEVELPLVMVAALERLREYGLPKATVHANNRKLSEGFYRGLGLTDVEGVLREIDKLDKIGADEVAKLLVSECGANEDQARACLELASLTAADGTELAERFDALAAAHGITSEGETAESYALAKQGLDTLAMIVDEAAAIRPGSVIADLKIARGLDYYTGSVYETFLDGAASLGSICSGGRYDNLASQGNKKYPGVGLSIGLSRLVSYMLHTAGAHASRVSPAVVMVAVWSEDERAASNRIANTLRSRGIAADVAPTAAKLGKQIKYADKLGIPYVWFPGQEGAGDEVKNIVSGDQLEADATSWEPDTVNARQTVVM is encoded by the coding sequence GTGGCTAAAGGTGCATCAATATCAGGATTTCCAGAGTGGCTCCCCTCTGAACGCGTAGTGGAGCAGCGTGTTATCGACACGCTTCGTGAGGTTTTCGAACTCAACGGATTCGTAGGAATCGAGACGAGAGCCGTGGAAACAGGCGCAAGTCTGCTCAAAAAAGGCGAGACCAGCAAGGAGATCTATCTGCTGAGCCGTCTGCAGGAGGTCGGCCACGAATCCGACACTCCGGTGGAAGAGCGATTGGGGCTGCATTTCGATCTGACCGTGCCGCTGAGCCGGTATGTGGTCGAGAATTCCGGCGCGCTCGCCTTCCCGTTCAAGCGTTGGCAGATCCAGAAGGTGTGGCGCGGCGAACGCCCGCAGGAGGGACGCTTCCGCGAATTCGTGCAGGCCGATATCGACGTGATCGGCAACGGCGACCTGCCCGACCATTACGAGGTGGAACTGCCGCTGGTGATGGTCGCCGCGCTGGAGCGCCTGCGCGAGTACGGCCTGCCCAAGGCGACCGTGCATGCGAACAACCGCAAGCTCTCCGAAGGTTTCTACCGCGGATTGGGACTGACGGACGTCGAAGGCGTGCTGCGCGAGATCGACAAGCTCGACAAGATCGGCGCCGACGAGGTGGCCAAGCTGCTCGTCAGCGAATGCGGCGCGAACGAGGACCAGGCGCGCGCCTGCCTCGAACTCGCCTCCCTCACCGCGGCCGACGGCACGGAACTCGCCGAACGCTTCGACGCGCTCGCCGCGGCCCACGGCATCACCTCCGAAGGCGAGACGGCGGAATCGTACGCGCTGGCCAAGCAGGGACTCGACACGCTCGCCATGATCGTGGACGAAGCCGCCGCCATCCGCCCGGGCTCCGTGATCGCGGACCTGAAAATCGCCCGCGGACTCGACTACTACACCGGCTCCGTCTACGAGACCTTCCTCGACGGCGCGGCCTCGCTCGGCTCGATCTGCTCGGGCGGCCGCTACGACAACCTCGCCTCGCAGGGCAATAAGAAGTACCCCGGCGTGGGCCTGTCCATCGGCCTGTCTCGACTCGTGTCGTACATGCTGCACACCGCCGGCGCGCACGCCAGCCGCGTCTCCCCGGCCGTGGTGATGGTGGCCGTGTGGAGCGAGGACGAGCGCGCGGCGTCCAACCGCATCGCCAACACGCTGCGTTCGCGCGGCATCGCGGCCGATGTGGCGCCCACCGCGGCCAAACTCGGCAAGCAGATCAAATACGCCGACAAGCTCGGCATCCCCTACGTGTGGTTCCCCGGACAGGAGGGCGCGGGCGACGAGGTGAAGAACATCGTCTCCGGCGACCAGCTCGAGGCCGACGCCACGTCGTGGGAGCCGGATACTGTTAATGCCCGGCAAACCGTTGTAATGTAA
- a CDS encoding DUF349 domain-containing protein yields the protein MADENVTETENTTETAEQATSPAVPTPAAMPKPHAPSPAAFAKKPAAVAHVAAPATGTYTDAQVKEAEAFGRVDDNGTVFVKEGETEREVGQFPDASKEEALALYARRFLDLKAKLDLLATRLNSPNVKTREIDDSLKTLAEETAEPAVVGDIAALKAQFQELQATAEAKKTEIAKARKAAVAKAVEERTKIVEKAEELAASLGDNTNWRSTADKFRALFDEWQQHQRSTVRIDKADADALWKRFSSARTTFNQARRKWAQARDNERNQAKDVKEAIIAEANELKDSTAWGETSRKFNDLMDRWKKAGRAGRNEDDALWAQFREAADAFFNARQADRDQISSSEKENLAKKEALLVKAEALVPVADEKAAKQARQALAAIQEEWDQIGYVPRDDMRRIENRLDAVDKQIKAVEDAAWKQADPEADARKSSFEVQLTAQLAELDEKIAAETDEKKKAKLEAEKATKEQWLNAIK from the coding sequence ATGGCCGACGAGAACGTCACCGAAACCGAGAACACCACTGAGACCGCCGAGCAGGCAACGTCGCCCGCCGTGCCGACGCCCGCCGCCATGCCCAAGCCGCACGCGCCCTCCCCCGCCGCCTTCGCGAAGAAGCCGGCCGCGGTGGCGCATGTCGCCGCTCCGGCCACCGGCACGTACACCGACGCGCAGGTGAAGGAGGCCGAGGCTTTCGGTCGCGTGGACGACAACGGCACCGTCTTCGTCAAGGAGGGCGAGACCGAACGCGAGGTGGGCCAGTTCCCCGACGCATCCAAGGAGGAGGCGCTGGCGCTGTACGCCCGCCGCTTCCTGGATCTGAAGGCCAAGCTCGACCTGCTGGCGACCCGTCTGAACTCCCCGAACGTCAAGACCCGTGAGATCGACGATTCGCTCAAGACGCTGGCCGAGGAGACCGCCGAGCCGGCCGTCGTGGGCGACATCGCCGCGCTGAAGGCCCAGTTCCAGGAGCTGCAGGCCACGGCCGAAGCCAAGAAGACCGAAATCGCCAAGGCGCGCAAGGCCGCGGTGGCCAAGGCCGTCGAGGAGCGTACGAAGATCGTCGAGAAGGCCGAAGAGCTGGCAGCGTCTCTGGGCGACAACACCAACTGGCGTTCCACCGCCGACAAGTTCCGCGCCCTGTTCGACGAATGGCAGCAGCATCAGCGTTCCACCGTCCGCATCGACAAGGCCGACGCCGACGCGCTGTGGAAGCGTTTCTCCTCCGCCCGCACCACCTTCAACCAGGCCCGTCGCAAGTGGGCCCAGGCGCGCGACAACGAGCGCAACCAGGCCAAGGACGTCAAGGAGGCGATCATCGCCGAGGCGAACGAGCTGAAGGATTCCACCGCTTGGGGCGAGACCTCCCGCAAGTTCAACGATCTGATGGACCGTTGGAAGAAGGCCGGTCGCGCCGGCCGCAACGAGGACGACGCCCTGTGGGCGCAGTTCCGCGAGGCCGCCGACGCGTTCTTCAACGCCCGTCAGGCCGACCGCGACCAGATCTCGTCCTCCGAAAAGGAGAACCTCGCCAAGAAGGAGGCCCTGCTGGTCAAGGCCGAGGCGCTGGTGCCGGTGGCCGATGAGAAGGCCGCCAAGCAGGCGCGTCAGGCCCTCGCCGCGATCCAGGAGGAGTGGGACCAGATCGGATACGTGCCGCGCGACGACATGCGCCGCATCGAGAACCGTCTCGACGCGGTCGACAAGCAGATCAAGGCCGTTGAGGACGCCGCCTGGAAGCAGGCCGATCCGGAGGCCGACGCCCGCAAGTCCAGCTTCGAGGTGCAGCTGACCGCACAGCTCGCCGAGCTGGACGAGAAGATCGCCGCCGAGACCGACGAGAAGAAGAAGGCCAAGCTCGAGGCCGAAAAGGCCACCAAGGAGCAGTGGCTCAACGCCATCAAGTAG
- a CDS encoding ATP-dependent Clp protease ATP-binding subunit has product MFERFTDRARRVIVLAQEEARTLQHNYIGTEHLLLGLIREGEGVAAKALASKGVDLEATRKQVEEMIGKGSATQNGHIPFTPHAKQVLEFSLREALQLGHSYIGTEHILLGLIREGEGVGTQVLIKMDVDLGELRSATIDLIRGNSGNGSDGKGELANAGGVADKNNKTGSAILDQFGRNLTAEAAEGKLDPVIGRTNEIERVMVVLSRRTKNNPVLIGEPGVGKTAVVEGLAQKIQSGDVPETLKGKQVYSLDLGSMVAGSRYRGDFEERLKKVLKEIKTRGDIVLFIDEIHTIVGAGSADGALGASDMLKPMLARGELQTIGATTTDEYRKYIEKDAALERRFQPIQVQEPTIAETIEILKGLRSRYENHHHVTITDGAIQSAAELSSRYIQDRNLPDKAIDLIDEAGARLRIKRLTAPPELKELDDKVAKLSKDKDEAIKNQDFEKAAELRDSQEKLEQERKEKENAWREGESDVKMVVDEDVIAEVISATTGIPVFKLTQAESKKLLGMEAELHKRIIGQDEAVSALSRSIRRTRVGLKDPKRPSGSFIFAGPTGVGKTELAKTLAEFLFDDEDALIRVDMSEFSEKYAASRLFGAPPGYVGYEEGGELTEKVRRKPFSVVLFDEIEKAHPDIFNTLLQVLDDGHLTDGQGRKVDFKNTIIILTTNLGTRDIAKAANTGFNLGANTESSYQRMKDQVSSELKQQFRPEFLNRLDDIIVFKQLTEPEVRQIVDLDVKQLNDRLFDRHMSLELTTGAKDLLAQKGFDPLLGARPLRRVIQRDIEDAISEKILMGELQDGQRVLVDAEGEGILGEFVFKGEAFEDAAPADAAADDGAAADEAGETAPSELVGASATNESTEGDSAPAQE; this is encoded by the coding sequence ATGTTCGAACGGTTTACCGACCGTGCACGGCGCGTGATCGTGTTGGCGCAGGAGGAGGCCCGCACTCTCCAGCACAACTACATCGGCACCGAACACCTGCTGCTCGGCCTGATCCGCGAGGGCGAAGGCGTGGCCGCCAAGGCGCTCGCCTCCAAGGGCGTGGATCTCGAAGCCACCCGCAAGCAGGTCGAGGAGATGATCGGCAAAGGCAGTGCCACGCAGAACGGGCACATCCCCTTCACGCCGCACGCCAAGCAGGTGCTCGAGTTCTCGCTGCGCGAGGCGCTGCAGTTGGGGCACAGCTACATCGGCACCGAACACATCCTGCTCGGCCTGATCCGCGAGGGCGAAGGCGTCGGCACGCAGGTGCTCATCAAAATGGACGTCGATCTGGGCGAGCTCAGAAGCGCCACCATCGACCTGATCCGCGGCAACTCCGGCAACGGATCGGACGGCAAGGGCGAACTCGCGAACGCGGGCGGCGTGGCCGACAAAAACAACAAAACCGGTTCCGCGATCCTCGACCAGTTCGGTCGCAATCTGACGGCGGAGGCCGCCGAAGGCAAGCTGGACCCGGTGATCGGGCGCACCAACGAGATCGAACGCGTGATGGTGGTGCTCTCCCGCCGCACCAAGAACAATCCGGTGCTGATCGGCGAGCCCGGCGTGGGCAAAACCGCCGTGGTCGAAGGTCTCGCGCAGAAGATCCAGTCGGGCGACGTGCCGGAGACGCTGAAGGGCAAGCAGGTCTACTCGCTGGACCTCGGCTCCATGGTGGCCGGCTCGCGCTACCGCGGCGACTTCGAGGAGCGCCTGAAGAAGGTCTTGAAGGAGATCAAAACGCGCGGCGACATCGTGCTGTTCATCGACGAGATTCACACCATCGTGGGCGCGGGTTCCGCGGACGGCGCGCTGGGCGCCTCCGACATGCTCAAGCCCATGCTGGCGCGCGGCGAACTCCAGACCATCGGCGCCACCACCACCGACGAGTACCGCAAGTACATCGAGAAGGACGCGGCGCTGGAGCGTCGATTCCAGCCCATCCAGGTGCAGGAGCCGACCATCGCCGAAACCATCGAGATCCTTAAGGGTCTGCGCTCGCGCTACGAGAACCACCATCACGTGACCATCACGGACGGCGCGATCCAGTCCGCCGCGGAACTCTCGTCGCGTTACATCCAGGACCGCAACCTGCCGGACAAGGCCATCGACCTGATCGACGAGGCCGGCGCGCGCCTGCGCATCAAGCGTCTGACCGCCCCGCCCGAGCTCAAGGAACTCGACGACAAGGTGGCCAAGCTCTCCAAAGACAAGGACGAGGCCATCAAGAACCAGGACTTCGAGAAGGCCGCCGAACTTCGCGACAGCCAGGAGAAGCTGGAGCAGGAGCGCAAGGAGAAGGAGAACGCCTGGCGCGAAGGCGAATCCGACGTCAAGATGGTCGTGGACGAGGATGTGATCGCCGAGGTGATCTCCGCCACCACGGGCATCCCGGTGTTCAAGCTCACCCAGGCCGAGTCCAAGAAGCTGCTCGGCATGGAGGCGGAGCTGCACAAGCGCATCATCGGCCAGGACGAGGCCGTGAGCGCTCTGAGCCGCTCGATCCGCCGCACCCGCGTGGGATTGAAGGACCCGAAGCGCCCCTCCGGCTCGTTCATCTTCGCCGGCCCCACCGGCGTGGGCAAAACCGAACTGGCCAAGACGCTCGCCGAATTCCTGTTCGACGACGAGGACGCGCTGATCCGCGTCGACATGTCGGAGTTCTCCGAGAAGTACGCGGCCTCGCGACTCTTCGGCGCGCCTCCGGGATACGTGGGATACGAGGAGGGCGGCGAGCTCACCGAGAAGGTGCGTCGCAAGCCGTTCTCCGTGGTGCTGTTCGACGAGATCGAAAAGGCGCATCCCGACATCTTCAACACGCTGCTGCAGGTGCTGGACGACGGCCATTTGACCGACGGCCAGGGACGCAAGGTGGACTTCAAGAACACCATCATCATCCTGACCACTAACCTGGGCACGCGCGACATCGCGAAGGCCGCCAACACGGGCTTCAATCTGGGCGCGAACACCGAGTCGAGCTACCAGCGCATGAAGGATCAGGTCTCCAGCGAACTCAAGCAGCAGTTCCGCCCCGAGTTCCTCAACCGCCTGGACGACATCATCGTGTTCAAGCAGCTCACCGAGCCCGAGGTGCGCCAGATCGTGGATCTGGACGTCAAGCAGCTCAACGACCGCCTGTTCGACCGCCACATGTCGCTGGAACTGACCACCGGCGCCAAGGACCTGCTTGCGCAGAAGGGCTTCGACCCGCTGCTCGGCGCGCGTCCGCTGCGCCGCGTGATCCAGCGCGACATCGAGGACGCCATCTCGGAGAAGATCCTCATGGGCGAGCTGCAGGACGGCCAGCGCGTGCTGGTCGATGCGGAAGGCGAAGGCATCCTCGGCGAGTTCGTCTTCAAGGGCGAGGCCTTTGAAGACGCGGCCCCGGCGGACGCTGCCGCCGATGACGGTGCCGCCGCTGACGAGGCAGGGGAGACCGCTCCGTCCGAACTCGTCGGCGCCTCCGCGACCAACGAATCCACCGAAGGCGATTCCGCCCCGGCGCAGGAGTAA